The nucleotide window AGGTTTAGAAAATAAACAATCTTACAAAATAGAGGCCGTAGGTTCCTTGAGAGCGAGTGGAACTGCaacttttgaaatttcaaattgcTACGCCCGAATATTAGAGTCAGCTCCTACACTTGTGTGCCAACcccatctctctccctctctcaacAGCGGACCCACAATTCGAATACACCGGGAGCACAATTAAGCAACGGAATCTAGAGGCAACgcttaattataattttaaaaaattcaatggGAACAAAGTTGAAATTCAATCGGGGCATATATGATTCAAATTCTTACGGTTGAGTGGCCCAGAACGGACAATCTCTTTTGATGTGTTTAGCCTTGGATTTCGAACctattttccattttttatttttttgagtatttagtgttttttttttttgttatattccATGATTCAACAGTTGTAGTTATTGAAATGTGTTTTCCCACAAGGAGGAGTTGACACGTTCATAATTAGAGTCATCCTGTGTGTGAATACAAGAGAGTTAGTTATGAGGAAAATTGAAGATATTGAGAAAAAGGTTATTGTTATTGGCACCCCTCTTTACTTTGTAAACTCCCATTTTAAAAAAGTCATTATGTCAATGTTATCAATCTTGTCATGtctgttttttaaaaataaaaaacaaaagcgTAAATTAATCGTATGCACAGGGTGTCAGATGTGTTAGTTTGTGTACGTATTATGTGAAGTTTGAATGGTGCGTCCAACCTCATTCAGTATAATTATGTTCATTTCTATCTTCCATATTGCATACCCCAATCATGtcttttttttgcttataaTAATATTTCTCCTCTCACTCAGTATAACTATATGCATTTATAtattcaattctgtctataccaaccctgtctttttttttttacttacaaTCACCATTCTCCCATTTGAggttaagaaaaaataaatcatatgaAATTATGGGGTGAAGATCTAATATTGTCAAGTggttttattttgattaattgcatatattaaattgaatttgtATTATTGGCAGGATGATATTGatagaaatgaaataaaacaagaagaataatATGATTTTGTAGATGAAAGTGAATAAGATATTGAAGTGGATGTTACAAATGGATTTTTCACCAATATGGTATgctaaataactaaattaatacatgctatattttgttaattgctaacaaaattaatacattctAAGGTAGTCAATTCACGTCAATCAATCGTTAATTGAATAAATGTAAAATACTGGACGTAATTTGGgttttgttattgttactaAAAGGTAAAAGATTGGTGGATTCGAGAGGAGACACAAATTTTTGTTACAATGTGATCGTGGTGACACCTACAATAGTAAAAAAACCTCAACAATGGTAACTGGTACAAAAAAACGAGATTGTCAATTCAGAGTGAAAATGATGAATTTGAAGACagatgatgattggatggtaagaGTAGTATGTGGAATGCATAACCATTCTGtgacattatatatggagggtcATTCATATGTCGGTAAGCTTTCTGGTGTAGAAAATGACATATTGATAAATATGTCAAATAATTTGGTGAAGCCACGGAGCATCTTATACACGTTAAAGAACAAGGATCCGAATAACGTGTTCACCATTAAAACTATATACAATGCACGTCAGAAGTTTCGGACTGCAGAGAAAGCTAGTAAATCCCAAATGCAACAACTCATGTTATTCCTACACCAGTACGAGTAGGTTTCTTTAATAGAAGCAATGCTCATACTAATGAGTTTGAAAAATTATTCTTTACACATTCAGACTCATTAGAACTATTGCGTGCATTCCCGCATGTGTTATTGATGGATGCTACATACAAAACTAACAGGTTCAGGATGTCTCTATTTGAGATTATTGGCGCGACTTCAACGAATATGACATTTTGTCACatgggtcacttgattgcttcacTTCAGaattggatgacaatgccagacatgAGTCACTTGATTGTTTCAaggtacaatgtcatattacatctcCTTAGTTCTAAACAGTGCTTTACATTTTTGCCACTGTGATCAATGCTTCCGCCACCGCATGAGCATGTTACTATCACTATCAAGttcgttaataataatcactttgtccagattgccttgacagagggttacctgatgcctcccattatgattcaatggtttagatacAGGTACGATTGAGTAGCTGCATGGGTTACATCGTATACAGAACAACTTGCATCATACATTCAATGTAGACGCtctatattttcttttgaaaccattgcattataatttacataattgtaagaGTGATGAGAGATTACATTGAATATCTAAGCCGTCACATGAATCatctatttttttgaaattaagataaaaatgtCCCTCCCTCTCTTATTTTGTTACATcaataatcattttatttttgaaattaaaaagataaaaaaatgtcctcttttttttttgaatttcagacaaaaaatgacaaaaaaaaaatgagatcaTTTCATAAAACAATAACTAATATCAGAGAATATGTCATAATAGGAGATGAAACAAGCAAATTAGAGAGTGTGGATAGTCCGCCGCCGAGGCGTTGAGAAAATAATATGGTAGTAGCAAATGCGTGTACGAATTTACCCCATAAAATAACAACGTAGTACAATAAAACCATATGCATTTTGTTATTACTGACACCGGGGTCCTTCAACCTGGCCTTTTACATAATAATATTTATGTCTCTGtggatgaaaaataaataaaaataaaataaaatatgctaAAGTCATTACTATTTCTTTGTGCATGCGCGATCAGTTTTCGAGTGGAAATCTTCTTGATTTTGACCCATTCCAAAGTCAATAACAAAAAGGTGGGTTTCGATGCCGTTGGTTTGCATAAATAAAGCTCATCATGTCAGATTTTTATGCCATCAAATCACTGGAATTTAAATTGTATAATCTTTAATTTTAAACGAATATGAGAAAAATTAAGACGGTCCAAACTCAAATTTATGTGGGAAATAAAAGGCattaccataattttttttaattaataaccaCAGTTCAGAGTAACCacaattatgattttttattaGAATAATGTATGGAGATTTCTGTTTatttgatgtgactgtattgagggatgtgttttgttgatgtagttgAGCCAACAAATAATATTGGTGCAATGGTGTTAATGTACTGatttgatttttggtgtaataaAGGGGAATTCAATCTTGATTTTTCTGTAATTATGAGTGTGATATAAGTGAGACTCATATGCTGGAGCCAACATGAAGGCCATCCATAGTCCCTTCCCCAATGTTGTTCCCAACAAAATTGAGAcaacaaaattacattgttgtatACACATTTATATTCATGGCCCCCTCAAAACAagaccattgcaattgctctcaTTAAATTGTCTATATGCATATTTTCATTTAATGATTGCCTATATGCCTCTTTCCTATTTAATGATATGATATTAGAGAGTTTTATATGGATTGGGGTTTTTTTtatggataatgcttgagacctccaacaagtgaccccaaaagaccctaatttaatgtggagtgttggatgtgaagtgggccctatatgtgtgtttttaatcaatgactattttaatgtcacatagatttgaggaacTTTTGGGAGTcaaattttgagggtctctaacattattctttttatatttcttcTCCACATTCACTCTATGCATGGCATTATCAGTTTTgacatttctttatttttttaaaggaaatttCAAAATAGTTTATTTCTAATATattgttttgaagttttttttttaaaaaaaagagtctaaACTAATAATGTCATGCATGGGATaatgtaagaaaataaatagaaaaagcGCGGATTCATATAACAATTTTTAATATCATTAAATAAAAAAGGacatataataatttaattattaacaattttttaaaGTTATTGGAACATGTCTTTTCAATTATATGTTGCTAGTGGTAATTGatgtaaattaaatttaagtTAAAAGGGAAGATAATTGAAGATGCACACCAAATTAATCAGCAGAAATACATGGTAAATACCATAACTAATAACTATTAATTACTAGATACTGCCACCGGGAACGCATGACCGACCCGACCCCACTTGCCCTAATCACTATAAATTGGAGACGCCCGAGACATTGAGAAGCATTGCCGCCTACGAAATTTTCTCGCAAACCCAAGGCGAAATAAGTAATTCGTGACTTCTGCAGCGAGAAACGGAGAGAAATAGGGAAAGCGGTTTTGAAGAGAGACAAAACAGCGTGAGAGGGAGACACATGGAGGACATGTGACACAGAATGTGTATGGCGGATCGCAACAGCTTTCTCTCTGGTATAAACCCTAGCATCACCTCTTCTGTTTCATAGTGACGAAGAATTACGATCACGGTCTCACCGACTTCTGTAGTTATTCAGGTTTGATTTCGATCTCTGGCATCTTTCACTGATCTCTGCCACAGCATTACCTGCATTGCTCTCGAATTCTGCTTTCTCTAATGATTGCCTCTCGTTTTTTGGGTCCGTTGTCGGCTTTACGTTTTAAACGTACTTTATGTGCCGCTTCAAGAAATTCTCGTCACTTAATCATGTAGAAATTGCTTGTTAAAGGCATGACCTCAATCGTAAAATCATGTAtgtttgcttttgatttttttttggcatgCAAGTGATCTTCTTCATGTGAATTTGATTTGCTTTGTGTTGATGCAGAGATGGCTGAGGTGACCAAAGTACTGTATATAGTGGTTGTAGACGAGCCAGAAAAAAGACAGAAAGGGAAGGGGTCGTTTCCATATACGCGTCCCGTTTTGCAGAGCACTCTGCAACTCATTGGATGCAAGGCGCGACACGCTTTCAAAGTATAGTTTCTGAGCATATTCTGATGctctcttttaatttctgaGGTTTTTGTATCTGgctttgttttcttgattgcttttcatttttctgtTACTTTTATTTGATTCTGCTTTTAATTATCATGGTTACAGAAGCTGCTATTGTTGGAAGAAGACATATAGCGggctttttttgttgttgttgttgtagaTCTGCATTGCATGCTCTTTGAAATTGTTGAAATTCACATTTTAAAGATGGTCGACACACGGAATCTCATTGAATTCCAGCCGTGCATTGCCACAGTtatcctcctttttctccaaTTTTATGCTCAAAGCATCACGTATTCTCAAGAGGTTgatattgtttttcttcttcttgaatgTATCTTTTGATTCTTTTCCCATATTTTCCCTGTTTCCTCTTCATATAAGATTATGGTGTTTTTATAATATGAACGAGATCAGAGGATTTCTCTGTTGCCCTGGAATGTAGTTCTTCTTGTGACATGTTGTATGCTTTTCAAATGATTGAAATCTGTGTTTCAGTCCTTTTTTTTCTACATTTTTactgttttattttctattcaATTTCTTAGCCGTCCATTTTTCGGCTACTCTAGCTTGCTTGTGGCCTAAATCCAACAACAAGAGTCAGCGTCTATGAGTTGATATGATAATTTAACgtctctagtttttctttcacaGTCTAAAGAATATCTTTATTAAgagaatttaaaaataaaaagcttGCTAATTTTTTTAACCACGCTGAGACTGCATGATGTTTGCTGGAGGTTTTTGAGACTTGATGCTCCGGTTGTATTATCATACTCAAGAACGACTGACTTGAATACTTGTTTTGTTTACCTTCCacttgacatgtttctttgccttGCGTGGACTAATTGATTTATACATAGCATTAAGAGCCAGAAATATGTTACTGGTATGTTTATATTCTCATTCCCTTAATGGGAGTTAATTTTTCTATTGTAAGATTGATTGGTGGGAACTCACGATTTATCATTTATGTTCTGACCAGATTAGCCAAAGAGTTTTTGAAATGCTGAAAAGTGAATATACAAGTGACACTGTACAGCAAGAAATAACAGATTTATCAGGAAGAATCAACTCTTCAACAGAAAATTCTAAGATTCAAGATGGAGGCTCCACTGTTAGCACCTTGGATAAAGTAGATGTGGGCAACCGTTTGGTTTCTTTGAAAGATGATAGAAAGAAAAGCATACCATTTGAACTGTACAAAAGACGAACCACAATATTTGTTAGAAGAGAAGTTTTCTTAGATGTTGTTTGTGACACACTGGCAGCGTACAAGTACGTTGGACCCAATCAGAGGGCTGATTTGGCTTTGGCATGCAGGTATGCTGTAAATATCTAATATCTCGTTCTTTTTTGAGTAGTATCGATAAGATTCTATGAAAAGGATAGCATGTGGAATCTGAATAATGTTCTTTTAATGAtaatcctctttttttttattgcattgAGAATCCTTTGCAAACAATTATTACTTGTGATAGACTTTTTCAATTGCTTTCTATACTTTCTTTTGTTGCATATGTATTCACATTTGACGTGTCTTTCCAACAATCTATTTTTTAATGCTAGAGTGTGTGTTGTTGTATGGCTGGAAATTTTTGTTGAGTTTGTATTAATTTGTACTgcttttttgaacttttgacctGAGGTTGCTTGTTTGCTTagcctttttttttgtgatccGAAGATTGTCCTTTCCTCCTTTAGAGGTTTCATTCGCTACAGATTCGTCTCTACTCTAGTCGTGTTCTCTTCAGTTAGCGTTTACCCTTGTAGCCATCATATTTGGCAACTTTTTCATGTGTTATTCCTTAAAGTGGCTTTTAATGAACTTGTAGTAATAAGTCACCTGAATGTGAAGCCTCTGGTTTACTTATCCGAACTCTAAGTCTCACGGGCCGTCTTTGTATTATTTGGAAACTTCATGATGTTGGCATTTCGTCTTTTGCCATGTTACGCACTTACTTTTTGGTGagttttaatgattttttgaGTAGCTACTGATAAATTTCATGGGGTTTTCTAGTTTTGGTTAATCGTCAAATTTGTCTTCTCATTTTGTTAAAGTTTGATGAAATGTG belongs to Tripterygium wilfordii isolate XIE 37 chromosome 2, ASM1340144v1, whole genome shotgun sequence and includes:
- the LOC120010813 gene encoding uncharacterized protein LOC120010813, which gives rise to MVTGTKKRDCQFRVKMMNLKTDDDWMVRVVCGMHNHSVTLYMEGHSYVGKLSGVENDILINMSNNLVKPRSILYTLKNKDPNNVFTIKTIYNARQKFRTAEKANSLELLRAFPHVLLMDATYKTNRFRMSLFEIIGATSTNMTFCHMGHLIASLQNWMTMPDMSHLIVSREYVIIGDETSKLESVDSPPPRR